The following DNA comes from Arcobacter cloacae.
GCAACACCTTTATTTACTATGAATGTTTACGATAGAGTTTTACCAAACAATGCAATAGAAACTTTATGGGCATTATTTATTGGAATTTCTATAGTTATGATATTTGATTTGTTATTAAAAGTATTACGTTCATATTTTTTAGGAATTGCGAGTAAAAGAGCTGATACGATAATGTCAAATAAAATATTTAATCATCTATTAAATATAAAACTTGAAGCTAAACCAGCTTCAACAGGACAATTTGTAAGTAGATTACAATCTTTTGAAAGTGTAAGAGAGTTTTTTACAGGTGCAACTATTGCAGCAATGGTTGATTTTCCATTTGTTATTATATTTATTATGGTTATATTTTTTATTGCTGGACCATTAGCTTATATAACTATTGCTACGGTGATTATATCTTTGTTAATATCTTGGTATTTACAAAGACCATTAAAAACGATAATAGAAAAATCTGTAAAAGAAGAGCAGATAAAACAAACTACATTAATTGAGACAGTTTCTGGGTTAGAGATAATAAAAAGTGTAAAAGCACAAAATAGAATGAAAACTCATTGGGACAACTCTGTAAATAAAACAGTTCATTTTGCAGATAAAGGTCACTTTTTATCTCAAAGTATTACTTATTTAACAGGATTTATATCACAGTTTTCGAATATTGCTATTGTTGCTGCAGGTGTTTATTTAGCACAAGAAGGTGAAATAACAATGGGAGCAATTATTGCTGCAATGATTTTAAATGGAAGAGTAATAGCTCCTATTTCTCAACTTGTAGGAATGATAATTAAATTTGATAGAACAATGTTATCATTAAATAACCTCGATGAGGTAATGAAAATGCCTGTTGAAAAAGAGAATAAAACATATATTAGTCGTCCTAATTTAAAAGGTGATATTGAATTAAAAGATGTTCAATTTTCATATAAAGATCAAAACCATCAAACATTAAAAGATATTAATTTAAAAATAAAACAAGGAGAAAAAGTTGCAATTTTGGGGAAAATTGGTTCAGGTAAATCTACTTTATTAAAGCTCATAATGAATTTGTATGAACCAACTAAAGGGTCTGTTTTAATAGATGGATTAGATACAAGACAGATTGACCCAGTTGATTTAAGACATGCAATAGGAAGTGTACCTCAAGAACCGTTTTTGTTTATGGGTACAATTAAAGATAATCTCACAATAGGTGAGCAGTATGTTTCTGATGAAGAACTATTAAGAGTTTCTAAAATAGCAGGACTTGATGATTTTTTAGGAAAACATGAAGCAGGGTATGATTTATTAGTGGGTGAAAGAGGAGATGGACTTTCTGGTGGTGAAAGACAATCTGTAACTCTTGCTCGTGCTTTAATTTCTGATCCAAATATTATAATGCTTGATGAACCAACAAATTCAATGGATAGACAATCTGAAAAAGCTTTTATAAATCGTTTACAAAATATTGTACAAGATAAAACTTTAATAGTTGTAACTCATAAGACTTCATTATTGCAATTAGTAGATAGAGTGATAATTATTGAAAATGGTAAAATAATTGTTGATGGTCCTAAAGACGAAGTTTTTACAACTAAATTAGGATAAATTATGAGTATTGAAAAAAGTATTATAGAAGAAGAAATTTTAGAAAAACCTGAACATTTAGTAGTTGTCGAAAAGAATAGTAAAAAAAATAGTGAGATAAAAACAAAAGAAAATAAGACAAAATCTTCATACAATATAATTAATAGCATAAAGAATTTATATGGATTAGGAGAAGATAAAAAAGAAGAAGATATGAATTTTATCTATTCTTCTTATTCTAATTCAAATGAAAAGCCTAGTTCGGTAAGTAGAATTATATTTATTTTGATAACAGGTATTTTTTTGATTTTATTACTTTGGGCTAGCTTAGCTGAAATAGATGAATTGGCAAGAGGTAATGGAAAAGTAATTCCAACTGATAAAATACAAACTGTTCAATCTTTGGATGGTGGAATTATTTCAGAAATTTTTGTAAAAGAAGGTGATACAGTAAAATTTGATGATCCCTTGATGAAAATTGATACTACTAGATTTCAAGCAACGCTAGAAGAGAGTAGACAAGAATATTTATCTTTATTAGCATTAAAAACTAGATTGGAGATTGAATCTACAATTGATATAGAAAAGCCGTTACCTGAATTGGAATTTGATGAAAAAGTTATGAATGATCCATCAAAATATTATATAAATGAAAAATTATTATTAGAAAATAGATTTAGAGAGTTAAAATCTTCTATAAATGTTCTTCAAAGTCAAGAAAGTCAAAAAATTCAAGAATTAAAAGAGATTGAAAGTACTATAAAGAAATTAAATGATAGTTTGGGATTTATTGAAGAGCAAAGAAAAACCATTAGAAAATTGGTAGAAAGAGGAATAAAATCAAATTTTGATTTATTAAATGTAGAAAAAGAATATAACCAAACAAAAGGTGATTTACAAACAGCTAAATTATCAATTTCAAGATCTAATTATGCAATTATTGAAGCTAGAAATAGAATTCAAGAAAGATTAAACACTTTTAAATCAGAGGCATCAAATGAATTGCAAAAAACAGTTAGTCAAATAAATAGATTTGAAGCAAGATTAATTGGAGATAAAGATAAGGTTGATAAAACAACAATTACTTCACCTGTGGATGGAATTATTAAACAATTAAATTTCAATACTATAGGTGGAGTTGTTCAATCTGGGGTGGATTTAATTGAAATAGTTCCTTTAAGTGATGCATTAGTAGTTGAAGCAAAAATAGATCCAAAAGATATAGCTTTTATAAACCCAAGTCAAAAAGCTATTATCAAAATAACTGCTTATGATTTTTCTATTTATGGTGGATTAGATGGTAAAATTGTTGAAATATCAGCTGATACAATAGTTGATAAAGATTCAAAAGAGGGTAAAAGTTACTATAGAGTTTTAGTAAAAACAGATAAAAATTATTTGGAAAGAAAAGGAAAAAAACTTCCAATTATTCCTGGAATGGTAGCTACAGTAGATATAGTTACTGGTAAAAAAACAATTTTAGATTTTATTTTAAAACCTATTTTAAAAGTAAAACAAGAATCACTACATGAAAGATAAATAAAATAAGTTGATTTAAAATTAACTTATTTTGTTAAAATAAACAAAAAAATAAACAAAAAAACTTTTTAGAGACTTTATTATTATAATATACTAGAATAAAATAGTTAAAAATATTAATGGAGATATGAAATGAAGTTAACAATAAAATCAGACAATCAAGTTAAGATTATAGATCTAAACAAGGATTTAGAGTTAAGTGCTGTAAAAGGTGAGCAATATGTGTTTTCTAATGGATTCACTAATTATACGCTTAATTTTAAAGACGATCAGCAGACGGTGTCTTTTCAATTTAATGTTGATGGAAAAGTAATAAAGATTGACTTAAAAGGAATAGTACCTTTTCTTCAAGAAAATTCTTCAGAAATTGAAAATCCTACAGCTATTATTATCAATAAAACTATTAATGAAAAAAATATTGAAAATATTTTACAAAATGATGATTTTAATGGTAGTGAAATAATTGATAAATTAGAAGCGTTAATAACTAATCCTGCAAATTTGGGAAAAGATTTAACTTTAATATCAGATTTCCAAACTTTAATTGAGGCTTTAGATGCAGCAGCTGCTGGAGGAGAACAAGGTGGTAATAATACAAATGGTTCATCTTTTAATTCAATTTTTTCTCCATTAGAAGACTCATTAAATGATATAGGTGAAACAGATATATGGGAAAATTTATCTGAATCTATATCAAGTATCCCTGTTGATACTGGTACTCCTGTTGGAACTGTAGCAGAAGTTACTACAATAGTAAATGTAAAATTGATTCCAGTAAAAACAGCAGTAACTGAGGGTGAAAGTGCAACATATAAAGTAACATTGACAGATGATGCAGGAAACCCAGTAATAGCTGTAAAAGATATGGAAGTAACATTTACTTATACATATACAACAGCATCAGGTGATGATATCACAGAAACAGTAAGTGTAACTATCCCAGCAGGAAGCTCAGAAGCACCAGTAAGTGTAAAAACAATCGATGATGTGTACGCAGAGGGAACAGAAGAGTTTACAATAGAGATAAATACAGTTTCAAATCAAGATCAGTTTGAAAATGTAACAGTAGATAAAACACCAGTAGTAACAACAATTACAGATGAGACAGACCCATATACACCAACAGATCCAGATCAACCAAATGAAAAAGATAATGTAAATGTA
Coding sequences within:
- a CDS encoding type I secretion system permease/ATPase; the protein is MENNDSNLIENETLGDLKDRRKVDDLLGCLLFLSKYHNRETSAESLTFGLPIHKTSMNISMFHQASSRIGLVTKTVKREKIKDITKLALPSVLILDKRRACVLLDYDLKKGIAQVIIPGLISGETIMTIEKLESEYTGEVIIIKPEYNFNNRIEKEVVVDNPKEWFWGTLKRNAGIYKQVVVVSLFINIFILATPLFTMNVYDRVLPNNAIETLWALFIGISIVMIFDLLLKVLRSYFLGIASKRADTIMSNKIFNHLLNIKLEAKPASTGQFVSRLQSFESVREFFTGATIAAMVDFPFVIIFIMVIFFIAGPLAYITIATVIISLLISWYLQRPLKTIIEKSVKEEQIKQTTLIETVSGLEIIKSVKAQNRMKTHWDNSVNKTVHFADKGHFLSQSITYLTGFISQFSNIAIVAAGVYLAQEGEITMGAIIAAMILNGRVIAPISQLVGMIIKFDRTMLSLNNLDEVMKMPVEKENKTYISRPNLKGDIELKDVQFSYKDQNHQTLKDINLKIKQGEKVAILGKIGSGKSTLLKLIMNLYEPTKGSVLIDGLDTRQIDPVDLRHAIGSVPQEPFLFMGTIKDNLTIGEQYVSDEELLRVSKIAGLDDFLGKHEAGYDLLVGERGDGLSGGERQSVTLARALISDPNIIMLDEPTNSMDRQSEKAFINRLQNIVQDKTLIVVTHKTSLLQLVDRVIIIENGKIIVDGPKDEVFTTKLG
- a CDS encoding HlyD family type I secretion periplasmic adaptor subunit; the protein is MSIEKSIIEEEILEKPEHLVVVEKNSKKNSEIKTKENKTKSSYNIINSIKNLYGLGEDKKEEDMNFIYSSYSNSNEKPSSVSRIIFILITGIFLILLLWASLAEIDELARGNGKVIPTDKIQTVQSLDGGIISEIFVKEGDTVKFDDPLMKIDTTRFQATLEESRQEYLSLLALKTRLEIESTIDIEKPLPELEFDEKVMNDPSKYYINEKLLLENRFRELKSSINVLQSQESQKIQELKEIESTIKKLNDSLGFIEEQRKTIRKLVERGIKSNFDLLNVEKEYNQTKGDLQTAKLSISRSNYAIIEARNRIQERLNTFKSEASNELQKTVSQINRFEARLIGDKDKVDKTTITSPVDGIIKQLNFNTIGGVVQSGVDLIEIVPLSDALVVEAKIDPKDIAFINPSQKAIIKITAYDFSIYGGLDGKIVEISADTIVDKDSKEGKSYYRVLVKTDKNYLERKGKKLPIIPGMVATVDIVTGKKTILDFILKPILKVKQESLHER